The window GTTAACGTGGAGGGGTCAAAACAACACGGTCTTAATTAGGGCCACATGGACAGCATATTTACAGCTGTGATCCAAACATTATTTGAATGACAATCAAATGTTAGAAagttattttctaatattctacATGAACTGTTTCTAGTTTTCTACATGTATTGTTTCCActataaattaatgtatttaggggagcaaaaaataaattacaaatgtaCTCTCTCCAAAGTGGTTAAagtataaaaagttaaaaaccaaaagttaaaatgaatttattcaataatttttacatttttaaaataattctgagagCTAGCTAACTGGGACAACCCATAATAAATGGGAGATTTCTTTAATTACTATGGTAAGAGCAGAATATCTGGGTCTTAGATACTGGTTTACAGTAAAGTAATAGCAGCTAGGCATTGAACAAAACCAGTGGATTTGACACATAATGAATGCCAAtacttaaagtttaaaaaaaattatgtctaaATGTTCTAAAAGCTGACTTTTATAGACTTAAACCCATTGATATTATAACTATGATTTATAAACAGGATGCTTTATTAAGCCATTATTTTATATAGCCAGATGTATATGTTTTAGCTGCCGTTTTGAATTCTATCAGggatatttctgttttaaaagcacaacaaatatactttgatttttgaaaggaagaattaaaatcaaaatggataatacaacataaaaattataaaatatatatatggaaataccCTGAAAGCTACATGTGAATCGCTGAGAAGTGGCCCCTCTTTTTCGATGTAATTTATGCTCGAGTCTCCAGCAATTAGGTGTACGCTTCCTTCCATGCCCTCTACTGAGCTCTGACAGGCTGTGCTCTCTCCAGGATTCAATGCTTTTGCAAGAGTATCAAATGCCCTATAAGGAGACATCAGAAGCTGTGAGCTTGGCCCATCtccacaataaaatgaaaatgctataTAAAATTCTGGAATGAAAATTTAGGCCTAAAAAACTGTTTAGAAAATAGAACGTCAGTGTATCACTGAACACTCTATTTCAGTGATATCTATGACTCTCCCCAAAAGCAACAAATTAACCTTCATATGTATAGTATGAAAAactgtattattatattaatgtattacCAGAGAACTAGTCTTTAAGAAACATCTTATGTAGTTAAGGGAGAGAAAAATCCTTATACTTTGGTATGAAAATATACGTTTACAAGTTATACATTTGGTATTACAAGATATCGGCCCATTTATTCTATATATAGCAGTTACTGAGAAAGAACAAGGGAAAGAAGTTTACTGTATTCTACACAACACAAAGttaggttttcattttatttaaaaattcagagaatatttttaaactggtGGCAACAAAGCTACATCTAAACTGTATTTGCGATTACGATGGCAAATAATTAACTAGTATTAGcaaataattattcaaaacagCTCCCCCTTTTTTCAATGAGATGCGTTCTAGAGTTTCTTAAATGCTCATGTTCAACAAAGTACTTACTGCAACTCTTACATGCAGTTTTGTCAATATTTTAGATGATGAACAAAGTGTGAAAAAAGCCTAGCCTGAACAAATCTGGTTTCTACATCCTAAGTATTAATattgagagaatgaaaaatagaattctgACATGAGTTTCctgaagtataatttaaaattacagttgattCAACTAAgtcttttaaatctattttatcaCTAAAAATTGGTGGGGAAAATGAACATGACTGCCTAATAAGACAAACATTTAACTCTAAATACACAGAAGATAAAATTTGGCaactaaaatatctgaaatttcagacccaaattgtcatttttaatgggaaaaaaaaattcttgaatttTATGACATTTCTAACTTGTAATATTCACTTATTGCTCATTATTTAGAATGTAACCTATTGCACATTTTACATCGAATGCAGTTTTTCAGTTAAAACTTATTATGCCTTAAATTTTCTAAGTCTAATAGAAACACTTGTTTTCTCAAACTTCTGTCAATagtatttaacataaaaatattttaatactaaagGACACTTAAGTTAAAGGATACTTAAGATCAAAACAGACCTTACCTTGAAACATCACCATTGGTCTGCATTTCTTGATTAAATTCACACAAAGAGGTATCACCATTGCTTAAGTTTTCAATCATGGATATTTCATTACTATTTTGAGAAAGATCTTTAGTTTTTCCAAGATTTGCTAATGATGTAACCACACTGGCCAATGTACTTAAATCTCCCTGACAtgattcagcctttaaaaaaaaaaaaaaaaaaaaaaaagtattaaaatccTGCAAGTTGCTATCAGTAaactttaaaatctgaaatatccAGTTCTAGATTATGAAATGCCAAAAGAAAAGTACTCTAATTAAGATGAAACCTAGAAGGTAAAATCAAAGAGCTCTGAGCATTTAGAAACTTCTTgaggaaaatatacatttaaaaacatcagGTACCTTTCTTAGGAAATGTTTGTACAAGTTACTTTAAATCAAAAATGGCACTTAATGGTTCATTTATCCATGTCACAGTCTTTCCTCTGTAAAAGGATATTAGATGATCTTTTTTCAGCATTACATTTCTGATAATATGTTATGATAATTTCcaaaacatatatatgaattatagtTATATAGAATTATTaatgaaaagaggggaaaaaagtaaatgtatcATTGAACAAACTTCATAGGATGCCAACTTTTACCAGCCACTGTGTCAAAAGTGCTACATATCAGGAAATGTGTACTTCAAGAAACCTCTTTACTCCTTGCGCCGTGACACCACTGAGCAGCAGCAGCCATGGCTACCCCATGGCCTTGGGCCTCAACAAGGGCCACAAGGTGACCAAGAACATGAGCAAGCCGAGGCACAGACGCCGCCTTGGGGGCCTCACCAAGCACACCAACTTCCTAAGGGATGCAATCCGAGAGGTGCGAAGCTTTGCCCAGATGTGCATGCACCATGGGGCTGCTCAAGGTCTCTAAGGCAAAGCCGGCCCTGAAGCTCATCAAGAAAAGGGCGGGGACACACATCAGTgccaagaggaagagaggagcTGAGCAATGTCCTTGCAGCCACGAGGCAGGCAGCAGCCCAAGGACTGAGCCCCATCCCCAAAGTATGTAATCAAAccttttcaggaaaagaaaaatctctacaTATTTAAGATACTGGGCTTTTATTACACAATGCATATTTTCCCACTTgtcttcagcttttatttttaatatgtatttgtatattatttatgcATTAATTACAATTCTTTCATGAAAAAGAACTTTCCTTAACTCTGACTATCCAGAAATGTAATTTATACAGGAAAAGCAGACACGtgattcttcttccttttatttatcaattttcaGAGCAATGAGTCAATGCCCTAGCAACCTCTAATAGTGACAGATGAATTCTGAGTATCATTTTAAGttcatagatttttatatatttgatgtgtttcaatCCATTAGTCATCCCTTTTTTAAATGCTCATATTATCCCATCCTAACCTAATGAAAAGCCCTTCAGTTGCCTTTTATGGTTTATCGACAGGATCCCTTAATGGTATTTTTGATTCTtcctttatgatttttgtttttagtgttctCAATCCTAAGAGAGTACATTACGCTTCCTTGAGGTTTCATTTGTTACGTTAAGTCTTTAGTTTGTGTGAAATTAATTTTGGTGAATAGGGAGAATGAAACAATTTTTGTGCGCTCCCAAAATAATGTGTTCCAGAATCATTTACTGAGTAACCCACCAGTTCCTGAGTTCTTACATGATTAGTtcttatatatgcattttatttaatcctcacaaaaaccttgTGAAATAGCAATTATCATCCCTTTATTACTGACAAGAATTATCTGTCATAACTCCCCAATAAATAGGGGAAGCAGGATGGAAGTCAGGTCTGGCAGGAAAGCCCACACTCCTTACCACTCACTGCTCCAGCCTTCTTATATATGAGTAAAAGAAGTTAACGTTTTCAcgtgttttaattttcaactgAGACTTAAacacatattaggttggtgcaaaagtaactgcagtttaaaaggttaaaaataattgcaaaaaccacaattacttttgcacaccaacctaatatattctcTTCGTTTTCATAACATGTCTATGCAACTAGATTTTTAAGTTTTGCCACTGAGAACTTTTAGGCACGTGGAAAGACCTCATCCTGTGACTTGACGGTTTTGGGACCATTTGTCAGCAActtaccacacatagttattacaatttaatataaagatataCAGAAATGCACAGTGTCTGGACAAATAGTAATTTCTCAACAAAACTTAGTTCTCTTCCTTTCTTAAGGGAGTTAATACGTCAATGAAATTGTGACAAGCAATCCAACCTTGAAACACATAGGCAAGGCTAAGTGAAATCttttaattccaaaatatatGGTTAATAGGTCAAATCTCCTCACTTAGTAGTATGTGCTAAAACCCAACCTCtcatcatccctattttacagatgaggaaggaaaCCGAACTACTGAGTGGTCAAATAACTTGCCGAATGGTACACGCAGCTAGTAAGGAGCAGCTAAAATTGACTCCAAAGCACAACTATGTAGAGTGCCTTAGTGTCAAGCAACAATATATAACAAATGTGGCCATGAATAGGATGAATAATGTCACAGGGCATATAAAACCAGTTCATAGTACACGTCAAGAGAAACAATAGTCATAGGCTCcctaaaattctgttttcaacGAATCTTCAGGtgaaatttttgctttttgttctcaTAAGGGGTTTTTGAAGACTACAGAAACCATATATGCGCAATCTAAATACACAAACCTTTTTTCCCTTTAGACCCTTTGCTCAATAAAATGCTGCTCCAAATCTCTAAGAGAACCCAGATAACCTGGATACATGAGAGCTCTTGCAATTCTATTCCTACTCTTAACTCAAGTCAATGTTTTGAGTCAGCTGTGTGAGGAATTTCTCTccatctgaaatattttaagtatttagtaCTATGAAATCTATAGGGGAACATAAAAGGACTATTCAAAAGTTTTCATGTATTATATAGAAATATCGATTTATGAGGACTTTGATTTCAAGATGCAAGAAACCTGGAAGACTTTTAAATGCTTGTCACTTTCACCTTGAAGCTATAATTGTCCTAGTGGAATAATAAACATATCTAATGATAAAGTTAATTCCTATAGCACTGGGATCCACAAAATGGAGGCCATCAGAGTAGCCCCACCCATGTCACAAAGCTGAACCTAAGTCAGCCTGTATTCACAGGAAGCACCTATCAAGGAAGCCCAACATACACCAACCGTAATCCTGCAACTCATCTGTAGCTAGCTTACCTCACCCTAGGAAAGCCGAACCTGCCAGCTTGACAGGGAAATCCCTAACTTCGCAGCCAATCAGGCGGTTTCATCAGCTGCTGCTCCTAATGATCCATAAAACTCTCTCTTGCCCAAAATCCCTCAGGGAAAGTGTTCCCCTGCTTGTAAGGCGCTGTACTCCCCCAATCCATGGGCTCTTTTCCCTTGAATAAAGGACATCAAACTCATTTctaattgttttagttttgtcattCCACACTACCAGTTGATAATTtatgtttaatgaaaaagaacTTGTAATAAGGAATATTTAGGACCAAATCAATTAATCACATTGATGGAGAagataaaaccattttaaaagcttaaaaatatttaaactttagaATAATTGCACTAAACACACCTTATCTGGTGCCATCAGCACAGCTGACTCAGTTTTTATTCCAGACTGATGAATATTCACAAACATTCCTGAATCTAACAGTCCTGCTGACCTGTaacaaataagaacaaatttTAGCCTTAGTTTCattctggaagaaaaacaaatgaccaGCTACTTAACAGATGTTTTCTATGTTTTTACTATACCTTGCAGTTTCACTCTCTGTTACAAAAGTTGGAGTTGCAGCTAATGGGCTTCGAAGGTCTTTTCGAATATAGATTTTTTCTGTTGAAGCGGCACAGTTGGAAGATTTTTCTCGTGATACTTCAATGGGTTTTCTTTCACACTGAACAGCtacaaaaaaaaatgcattagactATTACATCACAATGTAGAATTTATAGGCAATTATAAATGTAAGTTCTAGGTCAGCAGTGGTGCTAATGAGAGACATGGTTACCATAACAGAACTCCAAAGATAACCCTCAAtctttagaaattatttgtaaGTTCAACAAAGTTGCTTTAGTAAACTGtaacagtaaataataaaactggCCATTTTGCatctctcattctcttttcctccctgccTGAGCTGAGGTTGAAATGTAgggatacttttattttttaaaagttcactatcaagaaagaaaaactgaagttaGGAGTCCCTTAACTAACTATATgagagttataaaaaaaaaagaaataatatttaaccatttgaaaacaatattaataGAGAGACACAAAAAGAccaaagttaaaaattttttttttcagttaagggCAGGGGGATTTTTGAGAAGTAATTCAACTGTTtagtcttcatttataaaatataggtgatatatttcacttattttattgaaattttatttcatgataCTTAAGATAACACAGTATAGTTGTTAATGTacattttctgaggaaaaaagcTGTCAAGATTCAAATCCAAGTTTTTCCACTTATTAGTTgggtgaccttagacaagttactaaATCTGTTTACTCAAGTGTAAAATAAGAACAGCAGTATCTACTGCATAGAATTTTGCTGTGAGAATAAGAAAGTTAATCATATGCTATACACAGGTAGGCATAGTGAGAGCTCAATCAATATTAGCTATTGTCATTAATTGAAAACTAAACTGTTTTCTAGTTAGttgtgcttattttatttttaccatgttCAAACTACAAATACACAAGTTGCAtacaggcactcaataaatatttgttgagtgaataaaaaatacatacctatgcacatatttctatatttatagttGGAAAACTGTAAATTAAAAAGCATACATATTTGACATTGTAATGTGTTAATTTTAACATACTTCTAGAGTTTGCCTGAATCCTTAAaagtattttctcctttaaagctAATACATACAGTCTTGCTTCATTCCAAAGGCAATACATCTCTGTAACCTGCAGTATTGACAGCGATTTCGATGATGTTTATTGATAATACAGTCCTTTGATCCTCGACATGAGTAAACTAAATTTTTTCggatacttcttttaaaaaatcctttgcaGCCTTCACAAGTTACTGCTCCATAATGACGCCCTAGAGACAAAATGTTTAGGAAAACACAAAAGTCACattttagaacagaaataaaataagcctatttcttctctttaaacaATATATGAGATGAAATTGAGATTTCTAAGTTTATgacctgaaaaaaatgtttcaggagTAACTAAACAGAGAATGAAACAACCATATTCTctgataaaatattattgaacaatatgagattttaattttgtaaagtaaCCTTAACAATGGTCTGGAAAACTtggaaaagagaagaacaaaatcaCCACAACCCTTTGATTTAACATAATAACTATTTTCAATTCTGAGATCACTTACAaattacaattctgtaatatactacagaaatatatattattctgaAAACTATGCTCCAAAATAAGGCTATAATGTCAGTTAATATTTGAACTGTCATAATCCTGCCTCACTGTGGGTTCCACTTTTTAAATCTCTGGAGAAATCTGCTGCACTTTGATTAACCTATCATTTCACAAACCATTTCTTTGGCACAACATCAATTAAGGGAAAAACTCTAGTGGACATTTTTGTAATTAGGctatggaaaaaattaaagaaaacaaactgggCCTTTAAACTATATCCCACTGGCACTTGTGAACATAGATTTGTATTTCTGATGTGAAGTTAACAATGGCCAGAACTAAAATGACATAACCCTGAGTACTAGTAATAGGTTTGGAGAAATGCCTGCTCAGGTAtgcaaagcattaaaaaaaggtTACCAGAGCTTTTTCCACCTCAGTAATTTAAGGCACTCTGTATTCCTAGAATGAGAAAAGGGTTCAATAAGTAGGtttacaaaataatgttatatattattaagGATCGCAACTCATTTTTAAGCAATTCCTTTGACAAAACTTGTGTCACATTCAAAAAATTCTCACAAGTTCAGTTTACTTTCAAAAGACGAACTATCTTTTATAATTCTTTGAAGTATGCATTTTATGTCATTGCAAGGATCAAGTTAAAGTACACTGAAGTGAAAAATCTATGTGAATAAAACGCTTTGGAGAAAAATCAGTTAAATTTGGCAGGCTACAAATATGAACCATAAAAACCACacgctcatttttctttttactttcagtagAAGAAACACGATCGTGTGGTACTTATTTTAACAACACAACACAcataagttatttttaatgttaccTGATGCTTTGTCTCCACATACTACACAAAGatcaaaaattttatttggtCCTTGGTCTGGGGAAGAATTATCTGttaaaagctaaagaaataataatttgttattaCTCAATAATGCTttcatgtaaaaaattaaaaaaacattcagTCAGTCttactttttgctttctttttcattagttaTTCTACAACTTTGAACTATTATTATGCATATAGCAATTAaactatttgtaattttcttaacACATAGGTAAAAATTTCAATGTGACAGTAAGAATACCTTCTTAATTTGTTCCACAATTTCAAAGTAAACAAACTGTTAGACACACAAATACGTGAGTATTTTTTAATGCATCTCATCCAGTAAGCCCTTATTTTTCATATGGAACACATCAAATTATTGCAGCAGTCATCAGTTGTatcatgatatttgtctttgaaCAGCTTAGAACCTTTCCACATGGAATGACATGATTAAAATATACTATACCAGCATAAAAGATAACTCtgaatttttcaaatagaaaaggaattataaagaaaaaaaattttgttgatgTCGTTACTTATAATTATGGAAATATAATTGATACACAAAGGTGTAAACTTTCCATTAACAGGTTGTCTCAGGTTAGAGTTAGGTGTAAGTGGTTGAGACCACCAACTCTGGAGTCTGATAAATGGTAGCAAGTTAGTGGGACTAGATGGGGTGGTCTAGGGAAATTACTAAGCCTCTTTTTTAGATTATAAAAAGGGCTCATCACTAAGTACAGCTAACATAATGCTGGTAAAGAAATACTACTCTCAGGTTTGTCCTTCaactttttcatcatttctttcaatcttttgaaaaataaccaaattaaatccaaaaaaatgtgatctagcatttttaaaacaacccaCAAAGTAATCCACTGCTTTgactctttctcttctcttagaGGTGAGAATGCCTTCAGGAGCAATTCTGATTTTACAAACTTTAAACAGTCCTTAAAATAgctgtactttttattttataaaaataaaatgtttctttttctatcaccATAAAaatcagtctttaaaaaaaacttaaaaaaccaAATTCTGGTATCATATGTCCTTTGAAAGCATCAAAGACAAGTATCACTCTTCCTGAATAGCATATTTATTGCAAACGGTACTAATCTcttatttgctatttgtttctAAGGGTAGAAGAGATAGtgagaggttaagggacttggCCACCACACATCGTTGGTCACCAGGCCAGAAATCACATCTTCTTGGCCCAGGGGCATTCCATCCTATACCTGTTTCTCTTTCATCGCCCTTAGCAACGATCCATAAAGTAGTCAAAGTACCAATACtacctttacttttaaaatacagaaattttttctaaaaaagagtaactttacagtgcAGAAATCTAACACACATTTCTTTAGCCAGGTGGTCAAGGTCATTGTCAGCAGTCATAAACCATGATGACAGTAAATACCCTTGATAGGATGTGATGAAAGTAGCACTTAACCTCTATGATCTTCCTCCCCGAAACCCACAACTCTAGTCTAATCACGAGAAAAACATCAGCCAAAGTCTCATAGTGGGCAACCTACAATATCCCTACACCTCAAGGTCATCAAAATataaggaaagtaagagaaaCTGTCATAGGTAAGAGGAGTCTAAGGAGACATGGcaactaaatgtaatatggtaTCCTAAAACAAAAAAGGGTATTAGGTAGAAATTaggaaaagctaaaaatattgattttagttaataatgtattaatattagctcattaattataacaaatgtatcatACTAATGTGAAATGTTAATAACAGGAAAAACTTTGTGTTCAGAGGTTATATGGGAACTATGCGTACTAACTGCTCAATATTTCTGTAAATGTAAAGCTGTTCTAAAAAATTCGagtttgttaaaaaacaaattaaggtATGAATATTACACATTTTTTAGTGATGTCTGTCTTGATAACTTTTTATAAAATCTATCCATTTTCTCACCTTAACAGCTTCTAAAGATAATAAAAGTGAtgtaatttgaaataataacagAATCTATCAGGATATATaggtaaaattctgtattttatgaATTAGTTTTTCAATCCTAAAAGGAATTTTCTTTGATTAGGTTTTCATCACAAAATATGGACTCCAATTTTAAGTGGGCATACCTCTAAAATATCTCTAAAGGCAAACTTAAGGGTTCATTGTATTTGTATTCAATTATAGCAACCGGCAGTAAAAATATCTACATAACCACAGGCGTGTAGTGTGTAAAAGCCTTAACTGGCTCTTGAAGAACAATGTATAACTAGCAAAAACTACCACTAACACGAAGTCAAGTTAATCTACACTAGAGTTCCAATGCTAAAGCAGACCATGGAGTAGACTGCTTGCTATATCAACGAAGATGTAGGTAGATAACAGAAGAGCAAAGTGACAAAGCCGGCAGCGTTCATACCAACTTCTTGATTTGGCAGCTGCTTGTTTGAGGCACAGGAAGCTTGGTCCTAGAAAATGCAGCTACAGAAGATGCTTCTGATCTGGCAGTTTCCTAACTGTGCAGAAGCAGCAGGTCTCTTCGAAGCAACTTCTGAAGCATGCTCCACTAGTTATTTTTGGAAGCCTGACCTAGAACTATTTCTACAGCCTTCCGAACAATTCTGAGCTCTCTGTGTTCTTTACTAAATCCTTTCCTGACCAAACCAGCCTTAGTAGATCTTACCATATGCAACTAAGAACCCCCAAAATATACGGGTGTGAGGGTGCGTGAGGAAAAGTACAGTGGCCCGTCGGAGAGGGCAGTCAGCATAGGTAATCTGCACAGCCCATGCATTTAGGCAAGACTGTTTTTTCCTTACCAAACATGCAAAACCTGAAGTCTTAATGTCAGGATTTATACTTATGAcatgctttttaatgttttcaagtaGAAGATGAAAAGACACTACAGTTATTTACCTGGAGGTGTTGTGCAGACAGATCAGGAGTTGTGAAAAATAACTGATTGACACCTGCTGCATCTGGAGTTGTGAGGAAAACTTTCCCTGGAGTGGAATCTTGCCTGGCCAGGACGACTTTGCTTGGAGTGGATCCATCGTGATTTGTCAGAATGAATTGCTTGCCTTGTGTATTATGATCAAGCGCTGTCACGATCTGGATTTTCTGGCCAGTTTGCTGCTCTGTAACAATCTAACACAATCACGTAAAATTAGTAATCAATTCaactcagtttttttttcctcaaagaacaCAGTTTTGCCATACATTCAGACAAAGCTAGAAAAACATACCATTACATATACAATTCAATATAATACATAAACATCTTTTC of the Rhinolophus sinicus isolate RSC01 linkage group LG02, ASM3656204v1, whole genome shotgun sequence genome contains:
- the NR2C1 gene encoding nuclear receptor subfamily 2 group C member 1 is translated as MATIEEIAHQIIEQQMGEIVTEQQTGQKIQIVTALDHNTQGKQFILTNHDGSTPSKVVLARQDSTPGKVFLTTPDAAGVNQLFFTTPDLSAQHLQLLTDNSSPDQGPNKIFDLCVVCGDKASGRHYGAVTCEGCKGFFKRSIRKNLVYSCRGSKDCIINKHHRNRCQYCRLQRCIAFGMKQDSVQCERKPIEVSREKSSNCAASTEKIYIRKDLRSPLAATPTFVTESETARSAGLLDSGMFVNIHQSGIKTESAVLMAPDKAESCQGDLSTLASVVTSLANLGKTKDLSQNSNEISMIENLSNGDTSLCEFNQEMQTNGDVSRAFDTLAKALNPGESTACQSSVEGMEGSVHLIAGDSSINYIEKEGPLLSDSHVAFRLTMPSPMPEYLNVHYIGESASRLLFLSMHWALSIPSFQALGQENSISLVKAYWNELFTLGLAQCWQVMNVATILATFVNCLHSSLQQDKMSTERRKLLMEHIFKLQEFCNSMVKLCIDGYEYAYLKAIVLFSPDHPGLENMEQIEKFQEKAYVEFQDYITKTYPDDTYRLSRLLLRLPALRLMNATITEELFFKGLIGNVRIDSVIPHILKMEPADYNSQIIGHSI